One region of Thermodesulfovibrionales bacterium genomic DNA includes:
- a CDS encoding CinA family protein — translation MKALVTESLPLSIVERVHTAFRKRGLKLSIAESCTGGLISHYITSLPGASLFFEAGAVTYSIKAKGKILGIYEDSISRFGVISREIAALMASSIMRITGSDFGLSTTGNLGPDVLEGKERGLVYIGVAHKDKTWTKELRLSGDRMDNKEKASLKALEFLVEIMEESSYG, via the coding sequence ATGAAAGCGCTTGTAACAGAAAGTTTACCTCTATCGATTGTTGAAAGAGTTCACACTGCCTTCAGAAAAAGGGGATTAAAACTATCCATTGCCGAATCCTGTACAGGTGGTCTTATCAGCCACTACATTACATCCCTTCCAGGTGCTAGCCTCTTTTTTGAGGCTGGTGCGGTTACCTATTCAATAAAGGCAAAAGGCAAAATACTGGGTATATATGAAGATAGCATTTCAAGATTTGGTGTAATAAGCAGAGAAATAGCTGCCCTAATGGCCTCATCAATAATGAGGATAACTGGCTCTGATTTTGGTCTTTCTACCACAGGCAATCTTGGACCGGATGTACTCGAGGGAAAAGAAAGGGGTCTTGTGTATATCGGTGTAGCCCACAAAGATAAGACCTGGACAAAGGAGCTGAGGCTTAGTGGTGACAGGATGGATAACAAAGAAAAGGCATCCTTAAAGGCCCTTGAGTTTTTGGTGGAAATAATGGAGGAGAGTTCATATGGCTGA